A segment of the candidate division KSB1 bacterium genome:
AAATGAGGGCTCGAATACCACGCCACCTTCTCGTAGCTGAGCGGAAGGGATAATCCGGCGAAGGTGGCATTTCGGTACAGGACGATCTGGCCGCGTTGGTTTTCTTTAAAAATCAAAAAATCATTGTTATTTTGGGTATTTTGAAAAATCAAAGGACTTACCGGTTTATATTCCTGACGAGCGCCTGAATGAAAACAGGTCAGCGTGCCGTTTTCAGTTGCGTGCACGGAAATCGATTCTCTGAAAAGGGCAACCAAATCTTCAATGGTGTGGTGATTATAACGATTGTTGCGATAAGTCCCTGCTAACCGCTTACTATTTACATCGATTGTTTCAGTGCTTGAGGGGAATGTTTGCTCGTCTGCTTTGAAAAAGCGTCGAGTGAAATGCTGAATGAACATTTCGATAAAATCGTCGGAAGAACCGTTGGTGGTAATAAAAACACCGATTCTCTGTTCGGGAAACAACAACAAAACGCTGACAAACCCCAGTGTCTGTCCGCCCTTCGCCACAGCAGGATAGCCATTGAACCATTGCTCTTCAAAACCCAGTGTATAACCCGTCAATTTAGGGTGATTGCTGAACTGTCTTTGAAACATCATTTCGATGCTTTCTTTTTGCAACAATCGCTCACCCTGGAAAACACCGTCATTCAAGAGCATCATCATTAAATTTGTCATATCCGAAGCTGATGAACACAAACCGCCCGCAGGTTTGGTATGGGTGTAAAACAGAGGCTGTTTGACAAACTCGCCATTTTTTACGGTGTAACCTTTAGCATACTCGAATGAATCACGA
Coding sequences within it:
- a CDS encoding serine hydrolase, with translation MRQKQNRGIQPLEQHLIERMPGRFQEAGKSISYSNYSYALAGLIVENISGMSFTKFVEQKFLSTLRMDHSTYDLPENDRDSFEYAKGYTVKNGEFVKQPLFYTHTKPAGGLCSSASDMTNLMMMLLNDGVFQGERLLQKESIEMMFQRQFSNHPKLTGYTLGFEEQWFNGYPAVAKGGQTLGFVSVLLLFPEQRIGVFITTNGSSDDFIEMFIQHFTRRFFKADEQTFPSSTETIDVNSKRLAGTYRNNRYNHHTIEDLVALFRESISVHATENGTLTCFHSGARQEYKPVSPLIFQNTQNNNDFLIFKENQRGQIVLYRNATFAGLSLPLSYEKVAWYSSPHFVNEFFLSFLVLYLFIYILVPLPWLVIFLIRLKKKDFWQKRSLPIIAHLSAFLFGILALIYTLGYVARVNHMGLSLVFGMPDDLLRLNYISFVLILLSLSLFYYTFRIWLQKSSFLLARIYYTSYSFSVIIFLAWLYSWHFIGFHV